The following proteins come from a genomic window of Melospiza melodia melodia isolate bMelMel2 unplaced genomic scaffold, bMelMel2.pri scaffold_28, whole genome shotgun sequence:
- the LOC134433893 gene encoding inner centromere protein-like — MLEEAKAELEDERDRGRDVDEELQQGKQKLPQRATRMKPEEEEDVRELNTLFLSAKSDMIWDKQVLEKQMILEELTEEEKRLNKMMEIEREKDTEVQEELEHQRKQELMRAQQGIVKQTEQNAEERALRTEELYQEGQRQLERLEQMKKGGSEGLGAEAGAEGPQDLLVGCPRDAYIPVPDESDRPPSRQAAPKRPARVRPKHQWCFCVILLLGLVARGQVSPDHNPHRPFKWVTQHLSSDKVLTEITTPNTPSFVLCITDLFPGRPKVDPNSPHSTHMSFWVDHLAESDLDPILPVITASSILR, encoded by the exons atgctggaagaagcaaaggcagagctggaggacgagagggACCGCGGGAGAGatgtggatgaggagctgcagcaggggaagcagaagctgccgcagcgagcgacaaggatgaagccggaagaggaggaagatgtgcGGGAACTAAACAcgctgttcctcagtgccaagtccgacatgatctgggacaagcaagtcctggagaagcagatgatcCTCGAGGAACTGACGGAGGAAGAGAAGCgcctgaacaagatgatggaaatagagCGAGAGAAGGACAcggaggtccaggaggagctggagcaccagaggaagcaggagctgatgagagcccagcagggcattgtgaaacagacggagcagaatgcagaggagcgggcattgaggactgaggagctgtaccaggagggccagaggcagctggagcgactggagcagatgaaaaagggaggatcagaaggcctgggagcagaagcaggagcggagggcccacag gacctgctcgtgggatgtcctcgtgacgcgtacatcccggttccagacgaaagtgaccgaccaccaagccgtcaggcagcacccaagagacccgcacgggtgagacccaagcatcaatggtgtttctgtgtgatcttgctgttggggcttgttgccagagggcaagtcaGCCCAGACCACAACCCCCATCGGCCGTTCAAGTGGGTCacgcaacaccttagtagtgacaaggtgctcacagaaatcaccacaccaaacaccccatccttcgtgctctgcatcaccgacctgtttccaggacggccaaaggtagaccccaattccccacactccacacacatgtCCTTTTGGGTGGACCATTTAGCCGAGTCAGACttagatccaatccttc